A portion of the Micromonospora vinacea genome contains these proteins:
- a CDS encoding serine hydrolase domain-containing protein, with protein sequence MVLLSHRGRTVLSRSYGMGDQEKGIRNHEGTAFSLSSACKPLHVAAILQLAQQGKLRLSDTVGAHLNGFATDIADQANIHHLLSGTSGLDSPDEDVQRVFQSRDEVHEYYEQRARQAKLVGVPGIPTTTHAEAEVTISALIVEAVAGRRTGTTSRRTSSSAAA encoded by the coding sequence GTGGTGCTGCTGTCGCACCGGGGCCGGACGGTGCTGTCCCGCAGCTACGGCATGGGCGATCAGGAGAAGGGGATCCGCAACCACGAGGGCACGGCATTCAGCCTCAGTTCGGCGTGCAAGCCGCTCCATGTGGCGGCCATCTTGCAGCTGGCCCAGCAGGGCAAGCTGCGGCTGTCAGACACGGTAGGCGCCCACCTGAACGGCTTCGCCACGGACATCGCCGACCAGGCGAACATCCACCACCTGCTGTCCGGCACCTCCGGCCTGGACTCCCCTGATGAGGACGTGCAACGCGTCTTCCAGAGCCGGGACGAGGTGCACGAATACTACGAGCAGCGGGCCCGGCAAGCGAAACTGGTGGGCGTCCCGGGCATTCCCACCACCACCCATGCCGAGGCGGAGGTCACCATTTCCGCGCTGATCGTGGAGGCCGTGGCCGGCAGACGTACTGGGACTACATCCAGG